DNA sequence from the Leishmania panamensis strain MHOM/PA/94/PSC-1 chromosome 17 sequence genome:
ATGaccccttctttcccttccttcaCTCGCATGCAAAAAAACACAGAggaagcacagcagcgcaatTGCCCGCGTGCATGCATGCTCGTATCCTCTTCGCTCTGCACATCCAGACCGTGTGCAGCCGGCCGTCATTActacctccccctcccctaccaccaccactggtgCTTGCCAGCAGATGGAGCCTATCGGAAGGGCATCGCTGTGTGCCATGCGAGTGAccaggggagggagggagggaagggggaacaACATGTGAAGACAGCGCCGCGACGGCGCGCGGATGTGACAGCCGAACGCAGCAGCCATTGACAGAGGATATGCGTGCGCGCGGCTCTGCTCATGTGAgcgttcttttctcttctcattTTTGTCGCCTCCCCGCCTCTCTGCCTTATCGACTCACACGCGGCTGCCGTTGGCGGTCAGCGGAAAACGAAGACTCATAGTCAGACGCGTATGCACCCATACAGGGGAAAATGCTGTTGTCTGCGACTCATCAACTGCGCGCCCTGCGCGCCAAGCAGCACGCGACACGTGCGGTCGTCGAGGAGCACATGGCGGCCTACGAGACCGCCCGGTACGCGTATGAAGCCGCAGAGCGTCAGGAGGCGGAGTTACGAGTGATGTTGCACACCGCGGAGGCACGCACGGCCCAGCTACTCCGAGACTTTTACGATGCGGAGGCTGAATTGCACAACGCAGCGACCGATCTCAGTCACATACAGTCTCTCTGTCATTCTCTTGAGAGCCGCATCGCAGAGCATGTCAGGTGTCAGCGCTCCGCCGTGCTTCTGCTGGTACAGCCATCTTCGTCCACGGTAccatcatcatcgccgcGGCTGTGCCAGATAGATCCGTACAGTCTCTTGCACACGCCCACGGGTGCGGCCTTTACGTATGACCTTGTCGAACTCAGCACCTGTACGGTGGCGGGCCAGGCAGCGGGGATGTACAGCGATAATGAGGACAATGATGCTAGTGAGCCAGAGGGCAGGAGCGGCACCGCGGACGCGGAGGCTGAGAGGAACAACGATAAAGGCGATGATGTTGTTGCAGAGGCAAACGCGCTTCCAACCTTCCCAAGCAGCACGTCTCTCTTAACCGATGCCATCCAGGACGTGCTTCACGGTTACCACTATACGCTCTTCTGCACGTCTGCAGAtggctgctgcctctgctgccacaACGGCAATCCAACCAACAAAGCTTGTGCAGCCACTGCACCGTCAATCAGCGGTGTGTCAGCCATGACATGCAGGCAACTTCACAAGGATCGGCCGACGTGCCAGCCGGCGAACTTATGTCTgcgccttcttcagctccttcagcgAGAAGCCGTGCGCAGTGGTGCTCGCGCGCTCCGCATCACTGTCGCAGCCGGCTGCGTTGGTGGAGGGGAAGCGGCATACATCCAGAGAGTAGGAGTCACGACAACGACAGCGCCGGCCTCAGCAAcagctcgtgcagctgctttgTGTGGCTGGACGGATCTGCTTCTCCCGGTAGCCGCACGGCACCAGCAGTTGACTGTCACCATGGAAGCTGTACCATCCGACgagcgagaggaggcagGACGGCTATCCATGGCGGCCGACGTGGAGAGTGTGCAGGCAaggagcgacagcagcgttAGAGCCAGTTCATGGCTCGACGTCACCACACATTACGATCGCAGCCGTGTATTACTGCAGTCGACGCCTTCTGCGGCTGTGGCCAACGAAACCCCACTGATAACGCAGGTGCCCACTCTTGAAGGAGTGCCTGTGGGCTCCATCGAGGAGGCAGCTTTCTGGCTGCAGGAGGCTGGCCTTCTCGCCACATCGGACACCTCGAAGGACCCCAAAGATGCGGCAACGCTGGGATCCTCTACCGCGACTTCAACTAGTCATGTCGATGCGCAGGCGACGACGTTCGCTTCCGCTGTGGTGGTTCTCCTCATAGGCGTGGACAGCAAGGACGCAGCAGGCAAACTGCACTCGAGTCTCTTGCGCATCGTCGGCGATGCTCACTTCGATCCGGGAGGTTTTGCAAACGCCACATCGCTGCggaagaggggcagcagaggtgggAAGAGTGATGCACCcgtgtgctgctctccctcgtcgCTTGCGCTGTACATGTCCCATGCCATGGGGGCCATcgcacgcacagctgccgcaAAGACACCGGATGCGCCGGGCGCCGAGCTCTCTATCGCACCCGTGAACGGCGAGCGGGGTAGTGCAGCTTCGAGATGTCCTGCTGAGATGctactgctgcagcgagcaGAGGTGGCTCCTCTCGCTGCCTGTGAGATACGCGCTGTCGCTCACCGCATTTCTTTGCACTGCCCAGCCGAGGTACGCGCCATCGCAGCCGTAACCCATGGACACGCCTTCCCGCCTCTTCAACTCGATGCGGTTTGGTCGCTctgggcggcgctgttgcgaCCTGTATTTGGGGGCAACAGCAAAGCTTTGTGGCTGCATTGCACGAGCTGTGGTGACTGTGGCGGTGGTCACAGAGACAGAAGCGACGGGACAAGCTCCCATGACCCTGCAGAGGGTGTCTCTACCCCCGACGACCCTCGTACTTGGCCCGTCCCACGCGACGATACAGCAGCGCTTCGACTCTGCGCGCTTTTCTGCCGACTGGTGCGCCATGACGCGGTCGCCTCCAAAATATCACCAGACCTGGCGCGTCTTGCGCGCGTCCGCCCGTGAGACTGCTGTGTTCACTATCGATGTCCTTCATacgccagcgcctcgcccCTAGTCGGTACCGACCCAGGTGGCGAGCTGCTCTTGCGCCCACCTGTTCCTGACGGCTGTTGCTGTAATTAGGCGTCAGTGGCGATAATGCCCCTTTGCTTTCTGCTCTCTGTTGCAGCAGACGTGCTTCCTACATTTCGCTGCGCCTACCGTTCCTGCGTGGCCTTCATTGCTGTTATGGTGCGGACCGCATTTTACATCGACGACACGCTctcatacccccccccccccgttgTTGCGAGAGCAAACGTTTAGAATTGGGGACGCTGTATGAGCGAACGTGTCGGTGAAGAGGGCACGTGAAGACGTGAgaccccctttcccttggTGTGCAGGAGTGTATGGAGGGGGACCGAGAGACCCTTTTCGCACGCATGGCACTGAAGTGGACAAACTCTCaacttctccctctctccactccgATCATCTCTATCTTCCGCTTCCCTTGACGGTCACGCCGCAGTCGAGAGTTTCGACCGCACGATTCCCCTCTCCGCATTCCTCCGTGCTttgcaccgctgcttcccttcttcctcactctccctctcacggtgcccttctctttctcttttacCGTTTCTCGTTGGCATCCTCAACACTTCCACCAGAGTGTTACTGATAACAGCAGcgcttcccttcccctctctatCTCCACCCTCAGCTAACCAGCACTGCAGTCATCACTACACGCCAGTGTTGGCCTGCGGTCTTCATACAgctgtgcacacacacacacacacacacacacactcacacacacacacacatacgagGCAACTGGTGCATGTGCTTGCATGCATCGAGGACCTGCAGTGACACCATACCCACCATATATACCTCCTTTACCTTCTCCCACGTTGCCCCTTCACCCACTCACCTTCACCTCCCGCGAAGTCGACTCTTCTCTGCTTATCAAACTTCGGAAGAAGCAAGAGGGCGCGAGGCTACGGGGGAAGTGAAGCGGTGACGAACCACGTGCTCTTCAGAGGCACGATCATAGACCAGCGGGAAGGCGCGAGAAACTCAACCCACAGTGGCAGCTTGTGTTCATACTCGGTAGTGTCTTCTATTcattcctcttcctcgccgaCCTTGTTTCCCTCGCCGCTGACGGGGCTACATCACTCCGACTCTGCATGGCGCATGCGTTGGGGACTGCTggctccccttcccccctctcccgccctcttctcgctctgttttgcgccctctctttgttgccTCGCCCCCGCCGAGCTGCTTCCGCGCTTTCCTCATTGTGGGGCTTTAGAGCAGAGACAATCAGCTCGGCACCGGTGCTGGTGCCTTCCCTCGCCCCTTTATGGACCACGTAGCCCCTTATCGTATGCTGcctgcttttctctttcgccgtCGTTGTTAGGTGTGGGTCTCCTCTGTGGTCACTGGCGGTGCTGATCTGAGTGGTTGCCGCTgttagtgtgtgtgtgtgtgtgcgtgtgtgtgcacgctctctttctctgttacGCCTACGTGCGTGTTGACGTGTATTTTGTATTGCTGTTGCTTTCCCATCCTCCGACTCGAGTACCACTGCTGTGCCGTGCTGGCGTGGGGATACGTTCCTGTGGCTTCTTTGGATCTCTTGCTCGTCGTGAGCTCTGTACTTCCTACCTGGGAGCGCCTTCCCTCCGTCATTAGCCTCCTCCTGGGTCGTATGAGTCATGGTCGGCGCATGctcgaggcgcaggcgcagaagGAGCGCACGTCTGGCACTCATGAAGATGGACGGCTGAATGACGGGCACCTGCGCAACGGCAGTCGCTCTTTGAACGACGACGGAACCCCTGTGCGGCTCCCACGCGGCAGTGCAGGCGCAAGCAGTGGTGACCGTAGGCAGGATGGCGgacacgacgacgacgccgccctcgtctctccacctcctcgcccaaACGTGCGGCTTGGACTCCACCACGCTGGTGACGGCAGCAGTAGTACCACTAGCGTTGCTACTGCAGTGGGCCGTGCGCGCGGGGGTAGCATCGCCGAAACTACCAACCACCAACCCCGAATCCGTGACCTCgggccttctgctgctccactCTCCTACACTCCTCTGGCCGTGCCGCGTCGACTGCAGCCTTCGGACGTGGCAGAGGGGATGCACGTCAGCGCCGCTCGGCACATAGACGTggatgcggaggagggggaggctgATGACAACACCCGGAGGACGAACAACACTCTCGCTGAGGCGGCGCCGAGAGGCTcgcgaaggcggaggggaggaggcacccGAGATGATTCTCTTGCCGATGGTGATTCTGCACAACGCCGCCTGTCTTGTGAGCCCTGcaaccgcagccgcagccgcacggGGGGGAGCGGCCACTCCGCCCCGAGCAGCTTGCGCTATCCGGCGTCACGCGTGAACGTTGTGGCTGTCACTACGACACCTTCCGTGGCCCCGTGCGACTTGTCAAGTCCTCCCAGCCGAAGCCGCACGGAAAGccgctcgccgccgctgatgacggcagcgcagagggCATCAGCTTCCCCATCTCATCAGCCGCGCGCGGCGCCTCTGCCGGTACCAATCACTGCCACCCTTGCTCGGGCGAGCAAGGGCGAGATTGGTGCAGACTCTACGCTAGAAACAGGCCCAGAAGCCTCTGTCGCCCATGCTTCTCgccagccgctgccactgcgacCGGAGCCATCGCcgtggggtggtggtggcgcagggttcacgacgacggcgacggcaacggtgccgcctccaccgttACAGAGACTCATGCCACCGGCGTCTCCTCCGTTACGGGCTGGGGTGTCACCTCGAACACTTCCGCTTCACCCTACCAGGGCGGATGCCAGCTGTGCGTCGATGTTGATTTCCCGTGCAACtagcgccagcaccgccaccacaacgGTGGTCACGACTCCATCCTCACAGGTGCAGCTTCCGCCGCCGGTCGGCTCGCAAGTGTCACCCTATGAACTGCAACAGCATCAGTCGCACCCGATTCTGCCAACGCCGTTATCCACGAGTGTTACAGGCGTGCCATCTCGCTCGATGCTACAGCACAGCGTTGGCGATCTCACTGGAGAAGCAGTTGAGGAGGATCACATCGCATCCGAGAGAGAGTCGCAGAATGTtctccgctcctcctcacccctttCTCAGAAAAGTGAACCTGCAATGGTGACGGCTGGGCCTGAGTGGAagtcagcaccgccgtcgcctctGCCGACAGTCACTGAGCCACTAGCCTGTCCACgactgttgctgttgccagaggcgacggcgccgtaCGACGAAATGGGTATCCCCTCATTGAGGAACAGGGTGGACCGCTGCATCTACCCCTTTATGCGCGACTTCAGTGGCTTCCACAACACTGGGAACGATTGCTACGGTTGCAGCTTGCTGACCATGCTCCTGCGCAGTGCTGTGTTCCGTCGCGCGTTGCTCGTCTCACCGCTCGTGTGCGCGGTGCGACACTACGAGGCGCTCCTGACGGGTAAAGCAGAGCGACGCGTGCTGTGGACGAGCGGGTACGTCGACTCTGCGGCGGAGacgaagacgaagaagacgGCAGTGCGGAAACGCGCGCGAGCTGCTGGACGGTCTGCTGAAGATGGTGATGATGGGCAGACAGAGGAGGCCTCAGTTGCTGTCGTCTGCGACTTGCCAGACACCACTCCCATGGAGCCTGTGGAAAAGCTGGCGCACTCGCAGTATGTGTGGTGTCCCACTGCTGATGTTCAGAAAACTCTCGACATTCTCGGCACCTTCTCCCTGGACGAGCTGGAGGACGTGTTAGAGGTGGATCTGACGACTCAGCGCGTCCCTCTCACGTTGCATGGTGCACTTGCCGCACTTGCACgggcgcagcgctggcgcgaGCATCTGACAGCGATCGTGAACAcgccgcacacgcaggcggcagagcggcagcgtcttCTGGAGACGAAGATCTACCATGACAACGATCATGACTTTAATGGCCAGGTATACACGTACGGGATTCGACTCACCGCTGTGGCCAACCTGTTTGATGGCGATTTCTTCCTTGGCGATCAGGAAGACGCGCACGAGCTATTCGTGTCGATCATGGCGAAGCTggagacggaggcggtgagatttcagcagcagtgcgacaAAATTCTGGAGCGCCGTTCCTCGACCAACCCAAACGGGGAACACAACATGGAGAACGAAGTGGACGAGAAGCTGGAGTCGGGGGCCAAGGAAACCAACGACGCAAATGCGGCGAGCTTCGCggagcagcgactgcagcacgtGGCTCACGTACCCTTCGTCTCTTTCGTGAGCCCATCTGACGTTCTGACTGCTGCTAGCTCTCCGGTACAGCGTCGCCCGTCTGTCTccacggccgcggcggcagtgtgGATCAACACGCTCGTGCAGACGCGACTCCTCAACATTATTCGATGCCGCACCACTGGGTGCCACCACGAGATCGTCACCGATGAGGTATGCGTGAACCTCTCCGTGCACATCCCAGAGGAGTCCCCGGCATTGCCGCCAtcagcgccgccttcgctgccaccgtcgTGCTTCCCCGCGCTGCCACCCCCGCTCTTGACCACGTCCATCTTCCCCTCACGctcgactgcggcggcggcgaccgcgGCAGCCCCGCAGTCAGCTGTTGATGGAGGGGGTGGTCGATGCCGCTCCATCGCGCATCTCTTGCACGACTCCATGGCGTATGAGGCGCTGAATGATTACCGGTGCGATGGTTGCGGGTCGCGGACCTCGCAGTTCCAAGGCGGGTGTTTCTACACACGcccgccatcgctgctggtgctgcaacTGAAGCGATTTGCAACGCAGTTTGTGAACGGCACGGTCATCATCCAGAAGAATGGCCGCCGCGTTGCGGTGGAGGACACACTGGTGATTCACGCGTTACCCAGTGCAGCGGAGTCGCTTGTGTGGCAGCGTCGATGGGAGCGGCAACACCACCTCAGTCCAGGCTGTGTGGTGCACACAGAGATGGCTAGGGCAGGGGAGGACGCGAAGGTGGAGCACCGTGCTTCGCCTGCGACGACGTCTCCATGTGAGGACGGAACGTGCTGCTCCTACTACGACCCAGACAGGAAATGCTTCTCTGACGCCATGCAGAAGGCGTGCTACGCGAGTGAGGGCCATGAATCAGCAGGGCAGGACAGCTTGAAGTATTACACGCACCACGGCACGGACGATGACCTGCCTAGGACCACGgcctctgcagctccttcctCATCTCTTGTGTGGGCCATTCGGTGCGTTTACTCCCTACGGAGCTGCGTCCTGCACCTTGGCCAAAGCCTCCACTACGGGCATTACGTATCAGACTTTGCCGttgacggcgaggaggatggcTCGGACGGGGAGACTGCTAGGGAGCGCTGCACCGCGGAGGAAGAAGCGGGTTTAGAGGCCCACTCACAAACGCCACTTAATTTTCGCACTGCCggacggcgacgctggcgccgcGCGAACGACGAGCGGGTAGAGGTgctcagcgaggaggtggcgcaggccCGACGTACCGGCTGCTCTGACGCATACCTTCTTCTCTATGAGAAGGTTGCAGAGGAACGGGTGCGATGCTCTGCCGAGATGGTGCTCCCGACGCCTATCTACCGCAGCTCTGATGAAAGCAAGGCGCGAGACGAAGCGGGTGAATTGTCGCAACTGCAGGCGACGAAGCTATAGAAGTAACCTGCGGTGTGCGAGCTGAAACACTACAAGCCTCTCCTGTTTTGGTGTAGGGGTGCTgttgagggagggaggggggagcactGCGTTCTTATCTCTTCCGCTACCCGGCCACCCTCTTCCTACTCGAGCACGGGTGCGCGCTCTCGAAGCAAAGCACGCTTGgacgctgctgatgctgttTCCCCATTCCCCATCGTGTACTCGCCTCCCGATCCTCAGCTGAGCgcgatgtgcgtgtgcaatTATGTGATGTCAAGCGTGGCAGAAGGGGGTTCAAGGGACGACGAGGGGGAGCTGCGGCGATCGACGCTACAGTGTGGGTGTTGCGTGTGCTCGATGCTGTTAAATTTACTCATgagtgtcgctgctgtgcagcgtcGGCGAGGCGGTGAGTCTGCGCACAGACCTTTCACGTTTGCTTGGTACGTTCGTTTAAGTGCCTCCTTCTAGGTGCCGTCACTTTCTGTGCTTCTGCCGTCTCCACCGCAACCtccgtccccccctcccctccccccacccacccactggGACTCACACGgcgcgcagagagaaggaaaacagaGGCGCGAACTtccctcacacacgcctTTACTTGAACATACACACCCGTCCACACAGAGGTACCAGCGTACTGGTCTTGCCACACCTTCCTTTCTCCACTGCGTTGCTTGCCCTTCCCACGGCGAGAGCTGTGCGGACGGTGTTTGCTGGGACTGCGTCTCTCCCCATTCCTgtacccccctctctttgctgttgttgccaTCTGCAAGCCGCCCAGGTAACCACCCaccttgtgtgtgcgcgtgtgtgtacttGTTTGAGCTGTTTTCCATCGACCTCTCCCCCCCATTCTACGCATAGCCAATGACGATCTGCTCCGCTGAGCCATGCCCACTGCTATGCGCACCGCCATCATCGCTGTCGTGCACCTTGCGCTCACGTGGGTGCTGCTGGGCTACATTGCAGATTCAGCCATGCCCTTCTACGTGTACTGCGCGGGGGGCAatggcactgccgctgcagtcAGTGGCACCTGTGTTTTCGCAGCTGCAACGCACGACTGGGGCCAGTGGCCACTTTTCCTCAGGCCGAGCCAGGAGGCGTACATGGCGCAGCTCGCTCAGCATCAGTGCGCCATGTCGGCTTCCGATGCTGCCACTCTCAATAGTCGcgtgatgcggcgcagcagcgtgttcCACCTCACGCTCGCCATCATCACGTACGTATTGCTGAGGTTCGTCGTTACGGCCCCGTATGGCCGCCATGCCGAGGGGCTCGGCCTTCGTCTTACTCTCCCCTCGCGCCTCAGCTGGATGCTGCAGGAGAGTCCGGCTATTTTGCAGGTCCTCTACCACGTTCTGCTGGAGTATCCGCGCGTCATGGGGCACGGCTTTTCACTGTCATCAAAGTGGTcgttgtcctcctccacccctgGCTGGATTGTTGCTGGGGTAGCTGGCAGGGATTCCTCGGTGGACACCTGTCAGTCCTACTGGGGCTGTGTGTGGACGGCcttcacgcagcagcaccttgggcttcttctcttttcgatCCACTACGTCCACCGCAGCTGGTGCTATCCGCTGTCGATCCCGGCCAGCGCGCATGGTGTGCCGCTCGTTGTTACGTGGATGGCAACCCTGTACTGCCTCTTCAATGGTCGTCTACAGGTGCTGGCGAGCGCAGGCGCGGCCGTCGCGGCCTGTCCAACTGGCACTGCAACGTGGTCGTCGGCCTGCGCTCCCGCGTACACGCCATCGATGAGCTTTGTGCGGTGTTGGCGCAAGCGCCATGAGCTGCAGTCATCTTTCAGTGCCTCCTCtgtgggagctgctgctgctcacatTGCCTGGTGGTTTCTCTTGTTCCTCTACACTGTTGGCGTCTTTGGTGGCTCGGCACTGTTCTTCGCTGGACAGAGAATCAACATGCAGGCAGACTACTACTTGATCGCTCTGCGTCGCCGTGGCGAAGACAACATCAGCGACGACCGCAGCAAGCCTGTGGGGCAAAGTGCGGCCAGTCTGGACGGAGATGTATTGGTATCGTCATCGTCTGGGGTGTCTCGtgccgctcagcagcgcagcagaggtggcggctaTCGCATCCCTGTCAGCGGCTGGTTCGACTGCGTCAGCTGCGCGAACTTCTTTGGCGAGCTTGTCGAGTGGACAGGCTACGTCATCGTCGTTTCGGCGACGTCTGCCGCTAGCAATGGCAGCTGTCGCTCCGTTGCGACTGCCCTCGAGGATGAACTGCTGCGGCcgctctcgtcgtcgtcttggTGGTCACTCATGAACCCAATGATGTGGTTGCGTCTCGTTATGCGAGTATTCTGCAGCGGGGCGGAGTCGCACCCGGCAGCGTTGGCGGCGTTCAGCTTCCTCGTGTACGTCTTCAGCAACTTAGCCCCGCGTGCGGTGGCGCATCATGCCTGGTACGCCAAGACGTTCGGCGATCGCTACACGAGGCTCGGCCGCAAGGCGCTTCTACCAGGGGTGTACTAGGCGCGTGGGTGCTTTGCAGtttgcctctcctcgcttTGCTCCTCTTAGACGAAGGCGCGGGCGTGAGGGCGATGTGCTCAGTACGTTCTCTtcacccgcacacgcgcagccaGATCGCGTTCCCCCAGTCCATGCATGCCCAACGCTGCTAACTGCGTCCATTCTTTTCTGCTACGAGAGCGATATGGAGCTGCGTAGAGACCTGTGCAAGTCGAACCTATGagtctcgctctctctctctctctccctggcACTTCACCTTCCCTATCCGCCTCTTCATGCTCCAAGTCATGCTGCCCAGGTGagtggtgctgcggcacttGGCGCGTCCTCGCAGCAATGGTGGAGTCCGTGCTGTGCATCTCTCAGAAAGGTAGTTGTGGTGGCGTCAATGACGCTTCCTCTTTTCGATTTCTCGGCGGCCGCAGTCTTTCCGCCTCTCCCCATTTTCCTATCTACCaatgccccccctctctctctctccatgttTTGCCACTACAGTGTAGTTGCCATGCGGGGAGTGCGCTGTGCTCATCCAGCCAGACAGACACGCGGCGGCACAAGTCGTCCGCCTTCGCTATTACAGCCCCATATACCTTTTCTGCTGTACGCGGCCATTCgtgccctcctctgcccctttcctcttctcctcagcGCTCGTGTACGCACCCCCACCACTGCAACCGCGCCCCTCCTTCATTCCTTCCCCTTAGCTGCGGAGTAGAGGGTACGCGGCTCAGCGCGGACAGTCTCGAGTTGGAGAGCAGTGAAGCAGCACCCCCCCATATcccccccacgcacacacgcagacaatACTCACCATGAGTAAGGCGGTGGTGTCAAGGCCGCGTGTATACGTGCGGATTCGTCCACTTAACGAGCGTGAGGTGCGCGAGGGCAAAGGTGAGCTcgcctgccgcggcgacgcGCGCCAGCCGGATGTCTTGTTTCTGAAGAAAGATGagacgctggagcagcaggtgcgctTCGATCAGGTGTTTGACCACTGCTCGAACCAGCAGCTGGTCTTCGACCAAATCGGCCTCGAAATATTGCGCACTCTTTTCAGCGGCTACAACGCCTCCGTCTTTGCTTACGGGCagaccggcagcggcaagaccTACACAATGGAGGGCGACAAGGGCGGCGGCATGAGCGGCGGGGCCTCCtcggaggagcaggagggaCTTATGCCTCGCATTATACGCGGGATTTTCTCATCATTTGGTTCTAACGCCAACATAACCGACGCGCTTGTGGAGGTGAGCCTCGTGCAAATTTATCAAGAGCGCATTCAGGATCTGCTGAACCACCGTAAACAGGTGGAGATTCATATGGACCGCACCAGCCAGTACATTGCCCGTGACGCGACCTGGCGGACCGTCCGCAGTCTCGAGGAGTGCATGAAGCTGTACGGTGAGGCTTCCAGGATGCGCGCAACGTCGGCGACGGAGATGAACTTGGTGTCTTCGCGTAGCCACATGATTCTCATGCTGCGCATGCAGTGGGACGAGCCAACCCTGCCGGGGTCGCACGCGCAACTAAACATGATCGATTTGGCCGGCTCTGAGCGGCTGAACGAGTCCGGCGCCACTGGTGAAACGATGAAGGAGACGATCACTATCAACAAGTCCCTCAGCGCACTCGGCAATGTTGTGGGGAAGCTGGTGGAGCAGGCGAAGAGGCCAAATAAGCGCATGCACATTCCATATAAGGACAGCAAGCTTACCTACCTCTTGCAATCCAGCTTGGGTGGCGCGAACTTGGTCCACTTCGTGCTCGCGGTCTCGGGCAGCGCCATGTGGCGCAGTGAGACAGCGTCGACGATCGAATTTGGCAAGCGCGCCCTGCAGCTCGTTCTGCGGCCAGTACGTAACGCCATTGACTACACGCGTCTCGCTGAGATGGAGGCGGTGATTGAGCGGATGCGTTCCCACATTGAGTcactcgaggaggagctacAGCTCAAGCGCAACTCTGAGGCCGCTGGctttctgcagctgcggcaaaTTGCGCAGAGCGACGATGAAGCcatgcagcggcagcggcggtggaagGACAAGAGCGCGAATCACAAGCACCTCAAGCGGCAGACGGAGCTCACCCGCATCATGGCGAACCTGCCGGAGACGTTCGACGACTTGACGTCCCATTGCATTCTCTTCCCCGAGTCGAAGGTGACGTTCCGAGAGCTGGGTGGACTAGAGAAGCTCATCCACTTCGTGGAGAGGTCTGCCTCAAACTACTACcgtgccagcgctgcgcagaCGGTCGCCAGCGTAATCGATGAGCCAGGACGAGAGGTCTTCGCGAGCCTTGGCGGCCTCGACGCTTTGGCGATGCTTCTGtgcgtgcaggaggagcggtgTAAGGAGGCGGCCTGCGTGGCTCTCGAGGCTGTGTGCCGTGGCTGCATGACAAATAAGACGAGCTTGTCAGCCGACGTGTACGCAGAGCTGGTCGACCTGGTCTACGGGTACTCGAATCAacaggtgcaggaggcggcgtgTGCGGCCATCGCCTCCATCGTCGACGGCTACCCCGAGGCGACGCGGCGCTTTGAAAAGCTTGACGTGGTGCCAAAGCTCCTGGAGACGATTCGCACCTGCCCGGCCGAAGTGGTCAACCTAACCAAGGCGGCGACGA
Encoded proteins:
- a CDS encoding hypothetical protein (TriTrypDB/GeneDB-style sysID: LpmP.17.1050) — its product is MLLSATHQLRALRAKQHATRAVVEEHMAAYETARYAYEAAERQEAELRVMLHTAEARTAQLLRDFYDAEAELHNAATDLSHIQSLCHSLESRIAEHVRCQRSAVLLLVQPSSSTVPSSSPRLCQIDPYSLLHTPTGAAFTYDLVELSTCTVAGQAAGMYSDNEDNDASEPEGRSGTADAEAERNNDKGDDVVAEANALPTFPSSTSLLTDAIQDVLHGYHYTLFCTSADGCCLCCHNGNPTNKACAATAPSISGVSAMTCRQLHKDRPTCQPANLCLRLLQLLQREAVRSGARALRITVAAGCVGGGEAAYIQRVGVTTTTAPASATARAAALCGWTDLLLPVAARHQQLTVTMEAVPSDEREEAGRLSMAADVESVQARSDSSVRASSWLDVTTHYDRSRVLLQSTPSAAVANETPLITQVPTLEGVPVGSIEEAAFWLQEAGLLATSDTSKDPKDAATLGSSTATSTSHVDAQATTFASAVVVLLIGVDSKDAAGKLHSSLLRIVGDAHFDPGGFANATSLRKRGSRGGKSDAPVCCSPSSLALYMSHAMGAIARTAAAKTPDAPGAELSIAPVNGERGSAASRCPAEMLLLQRAEVAPLAACEIRAVAHRISLHCPAEVRAIAAVTHGHAFPPLQLDAVWSLWAALLRPVFGGNSKALWLHCTSCGDCGGGHRDRSDGTSSHDPAEGVSTPDDPRTWPVPRDDTAALRLCALFCRLVRHDAVASKISPDLARLARVRP
- a CDS encoding ubiquitin hydrolase, putative (TriTrypDB/GeneDB-style sysID: LpmP.17.1060), with amino-acid sequence MSHGRRMLEAQAQKERTSGTHEDGRLNDGHLRNGSRSLNDDGTPVRLPRGSAGASSGDRRQDGGHDDDAALVSPPPRPNVRLGLHHAGDGSSSTTSVATAVGRARGGSIAETTNHQPRIRDLGPSAAPLSYTPLAVPRRLQPSDVAEGMHVSAARHIDVDAEEGEADDNTRRTNNTLAEAAPRGSRRRRGGGTRDDSLADGDSAQRRLSCEPCNRSRSRTGGSGHSAPSSLRYPASRVNVVAVTTTPSVAPCDLSSPPSRSRTESRSPPLMTAAQRASASPSHQPRAAPLPVPITATLARASKGEIGADSTLETGPEASVAHASRQPLPLRPEPSPWGGGGAGFTTTATATVPPPPLQRLMPPASPPLRAGVSPRTLPLHPTRADASCASMLISRATSASTATTTVVTTPSSQVQLPPPVGSQVSPYELQQHQSHPILPTPLSTSVTGVPSRSMLQHSVGDLTGEAVEEDHIASERESQNVLRSSSPLSQKSEPAMVTAGPEWKSAPPSPLPTVTEPLACPRLLLLPEATAPYDEMGIPSLRNRVDRCIYPFMRDFSGFHNTGNDCYGCSLLTMLLRSAVFRRALLVSPLVCAVRHYEALLTGKAERRVLWTSGYVDSAAETKTKKTAVRKRARAAGRSAEDGDDGQTEEASVAVVCDLPDTTPMEPVEKLAHSQYVWCPTADVQKTLDILGTFSLDELEDVLEVDLTTQRVPLTLHGALAALARAQRWREHLTAIVNTPHTQAAERQRLLETKIYHDNDHDFNGQVYTYGIRLTAVANLFDGDFFLGDQEDAHELFVSIMAKLETEAVRFQQQCDKILERRSSTNPNGEHNMENEVDEKLESGAKETNDANAASFAEQRLQHVAHVPFVSFVSPSDVLTAASSPVQRRPSVSTAAAAVWINTLVQTRLLNIIRCRTTGCHHEIVTDEVCVNLSVHIPEESPALPPSAPPSLPPSCFPALPPPLLTTSIFPSRSTAAAATAAAPQSAVDGGGGRCRSIAHLLHDSMAYEALNDYRCDGCGSRTSQFQGGCFYTRPPSLLVLQLKRFATQFVNGTVIIQKNGRRVAVEDTLVIHALPSAAESLVWQRRWERQHHLSPGCVVHTEMARAGEDAKVEHRASPATTSPCEDGTCCSYYDPDRKCFSDAMQKACYASEGHESAGQDSLKYYTHHGTDDDLPRTTASAAPSSSLVWAIRCVYSLRSCVLHLGQSLHYGHYVSDFAVDGEEDGSDGETARERCTAEEEAGLEAHSQTPLNFRTAGRRRWRRANDERVEVLSEEVAQARRTGCSDAYLLLYEKVAEERVRCSAEMVLPTPIYRSSDESKARDEAGELSQLQATKL